TATCGGGATGGTGCCTCTGTCATTGCAGGGCGGGGAAATGTGGAGGCCTATGGCAAACTGCATTATGTCGGGGCTGATGTTTGCCACCGTCATTACGCTGATCCTATGTCCTGTTCTGTATTCAGTATTCTTCAGGCAGAGTTTTAAGAACTACACATGGGATTCTGGCGTAATTGCAAAGGGAAGTGACGTTTAGTTTATGAGATGCTCTGAGGGACTATCTGTTTAAGTTTAATTGTAATAAAAATAAATAAAAGCGCAGCATTAGATTAATGCTGCGCTTTTTTAGTGGGATCAAATAACAATGAATTAATTTACATTATGCTATGTTTTTTGAAGGATCTGCTGAATGGCATCAACCAAGTGCTTTGGAGTTGATGCTCCCGCAGTCAGGCCAATTTTATTCGCCCCTTTCAGGTCATCAAGGGGAAGTTCACTTGCAACCTCAACGTGTGTACATTTTGTTCCAGCAGCTTCCACAACTTGAACAAGTCTGCGAGTGTTACCGCTGATACGACCGCCTACAACGATCATATGGTCTACTTCGCTTGAAAGCGTGATAGCTTCTTCCTGACGCTGACGGGTGGCATCGCATATGGAGTTCAGTACGATTACATCCAACCCTTTTTTCTCGAGTATCTGGATAATGTCTTCGTAAATAATCCGGTCTTGAGTGGTCTGTGCTGCAAGGCAATACTTGCGGTTCGTATCCAGTTTGATAGCTTCGAGTTCTTCTATGCTGTCAAATAGGTGCGTACCTGATGGGGCGTAGCTTAAAAGTCCCTTTACTTCAGGATGGCTGTCTTCTCCGTAGAGTAGCAAAACTCGTCCGTCTGTGGTGTTACGTTTAATAAGAAGTTGAGCTTTTTTAACTTTCGGGCAGGTTGCATCTATTACATTTATGCCCCGTTCGCGTAGCTCTTCTTCAACGCTTTGCGGAACACCGTGTGCGCGAATGACTGCATAAGCGCCGGTAGGTATTTCATTTGCTAAATCGGCTGTTATCACACCCTGTTTTTCATATTCTTCGAGTACCTGAGGGTTATGAATGATTGGTCCTAAAATGTATATTGAACCGCGATCTCTACTTTCGATTAGAGAATCCAGCTTGTTGAGGGCCAGATCAACACCCATGCAAAATCCAGCGGTTTCAGCTCTTACAACTTTATCCATTATTTAAACTCTCCTTTTAAAACAGGAATTTTAATTACATCTGTTTTATTCACGAAAATGATGTGATTAAATCTACAGGGCAATGATGGATTTTGCAACTTTGTTCTAATTCTTCAAAATAGGGCGTAACCCATTGACCGCAGAAGGCAAGCAGAGTATTTTCCTAAGTTAAATTAATAGGAATAAACGTTTGTAAAATTTAGTGGAGCTTTGTTAAAGATGAGTTCTGATATTCTTGGAAAATATAAGTCAAAAATTGCAGATGCTTATGACCTGCATCGCAAATTCGTAAACCCTCAGTTTGTTAGGGTTTTGGAAGTAATTGGCTATGATCGCAATTATTGCGGGGCTGAGGGAGCCTACTTAACCGATGCTAAAGGGGTTAAGGTTCTCGATTTTTTGGCAGGATTCGGTGTTTATAATATAGGGAGAAACCATCCCTATGTTGCTGAAGTGCTGCATGAAATTATTGATGCTAAAACAGCCAGCCTTGTACAGATGGATCTTGGTGTTCTGTCCGGCATGCTTGCTGAAAAACTGGCAGCCCTTGCTCCCGGTGATTTGGAAGCTGTGTTTTTCACAAATTCAGGAACCGAAAGTGTCGAAGGCGCTCTGAAATTTGCGCGGCAGGCTACAGGTCGGCATAAGGTGGTTCATTGTGATCACGGGTTTCATGGTCTGACTCTTGGTTCCCTTTCCGTAAATGGTAATAAGGAGTTCAGGGGAAGAAATGAACCTTTACTGCCGGATTGCACGCCTGTTCCATTCAACGACCTGAACGCACTTGAGAGAGCTCTTTCTGGTGGTGATGTAGGGGCATTTATCTTCGAAACAGTTCAGGGTAAAGGCGTTTTTGTGCCAGACGAAGGGTACCTGCAGGGCGCGCGTGACCTTTGTGACCGCTATGGAACTCTGATGATTGCTGACGAAGTCCAGTGCGGACTTGGTAGAACAGGAAAGATGTTTGCTGTGGATCACTGGGGCGTTAAGCCTGATATACTGGTTATTTCCAAAGCTCTTTCCGGAGGATTTATTCCTGTCGGGGCAATCATTACCACCCGCGCTATTCATTCTAAAATTTTCGATTCAATGGAAAGGTGCTTTGCACATTCCAATACTTTCGGCCAGAACGATTTGGCTATGGCTGCGGGTCTTGCCACGATAGAAATTCTTGAGAAAGAAAATCTATTGGAAAATGCCACTAAAACTGGTGATAGAATTATTGAAGGGATGCGGAAGTTAGCAGATAAATATGAAATGCTGACTGAGGTCCGCGGTATGGGGCTTATGATCGGAATGCAGTTTGGTGAGCCTAAGTCTTTAGGTCTTAAGGCAAGCTGGAAGCTGTTGCATAAAATGAATGATGAGTTGTTCTGCCAGATGATAACTATGCCACTCTTAGAGAAGCATAATATCTTAAGTCAGGTCGCGGGTCATGGTCTTGATACCGTCAAAATACTTCCTCCTTTGATGATCAATGATGATGATGTGGATAAATTCCTGACTGCAATGGATTCAGTATTGAAAGAAGCGCACAAGCTTACTGGTTCCGGTTGGAAAACAGTTAAAGATTTAGGCATTCGTACAGCTCGTACTTCCTAGCCTCTCAACATATTGAAAAGCCCCGATTAAAGATTGCTGTTTCGGGCGTAATTTTGTGGATATATTCAAAAAAATTCAGAATTTTTTGATTCTTGTTCTGTGGCGTATGGTTCGTTCATACCCTGGAACAATAGTCATTTGCGGGCTTGTTTTAGCCATTGTTTGTACTGTTTCCTCTGCGATGTTCCTGACGCTGGATAATGATCAGGACAACCTTCTTTCTCACGAGCTTCCTTTTCAGAAGCGGAATCTCGCACAGATTAAAAATTTCGGTGATCAGGAATATATGTTCGTGGTTATTGAAACTGGCGGAACTGAATCCGGTAAGGAACAGGCCGCTCTTTTTGCGTCCTCTCTTGCGGGAAAGCTCGAAGATAAAAAAGACGTAATTCACGAAGTTCATTACGCCATGTCTGCAAAAGATATGGGGCCGGGCGTGCTTATGTTCGCCTCAGAAGATGAAATTCGTGAGTTTGTGGAGCTTTCTCAAAATATAGCACCTTTGGGGCGTGAGTGGTTTAATGGTCCCGGTCTAGCAACTTTTCTCGATATGACAGCTGGTTTGCTGAGCGGTAAAAGTGATATGGGCGGCTCTGCCGGGGCTGACATGTTTGTCCCTACCATGAGCGCTCTTGATTCACTCCTCGGAGAGATGAAGTCCTCCCTTATCGAAGGGGTGGTCGCAAGCGGAAAGTCCTCTCAAATTTTGGGGCTAAACGAGGTTGGTAAGCAATATTTTTATACCAAGAATGGCCGCCTTCTCATTATGCGAATTCTGCCCAAAAAAGATTACGCAGAAATGGGGGTTATCGGTCAGGCTCTTAAAGTTGTTCGCGTTGCTTTAAATCAGACCCGCGAAGAATTTCCAGAGATCAGTGCAGGGCTTACAGGTCGCCCTGTTTTGTCTGCTGACGAAATGAGCACCACAGATAAGGATATGACCATAGCCGCTATCATATCTATTTTAGTGGTGGGATTGCTGTTCACGATTATTCTTCATGGCTGGCTGAGGCCCGCACTGGTTATGTTTTCTCTTTTCTGCGCCATGGCATGGACCTTCGGTTTTGCGTTGGTCACCCTTGGAAGTCTCAACCTCCTTTCTATTGTTTTTGCGCTAGTTCTTGTTGGTATTGGTGTAGATTTCGGTATTCATGTCGTTTTGCGCTATATTGAGGGTGTTGCCGCTGGTTTGTCTCCCGAGAAAGCCGTAGAAGAATCATTGCTACAGACTGGTCCGGGAGTGCTTCTTGGAGGCATAACCTCTGTTTGTGCTTTCTATGCTGTGCTTGGTCAGGAATTTATTGGACTTGCTGAGCTAGGACTTATTGGCGGAACAGGGATTATTTTTTGCCTTATTTCTATGCTGACTGTCCTACCGTCACTTTTGCTTTTGGCTGGCAGGCGCAATATGTTTCCTTCTTCGCAGCCGCGCATGACAACAATGCCTTTTATGGAAAAGATTATTTCTCGTCCTGTAAAGGTCCTTCTTGTTATTGTAGCGTTATCTGCTCTTGCATATCCCGGAATTCAAAAAGCAGGCTTTAATTATAATCTTTTGGATCTTCAGGCTAAAGGGCTTGAGTCCGTTGAATATGAGCATAAGTTAATTAAGGAATCTGACGAATCGACATGGTTTGCTGTAATGACTAGACCGGATATTGAGGGGGTGCGAAACCTTACTGCTGAGCTTAAAAAGATTCCGTCTATTGGAAGAGTTGATTCTATTTTAAATTATATTCCTAAAGAGCAAGCTTCCAAAGCGGCCATTCTAAAACAAGAGGCTAATTCCTTAGATGGTTTAAATTTCTCTGCAAAGCCTATTTTAATAGAGTCTGATCAAGTTTTGGATTCTTTGGAAAATCTCACTGAATCTCTGGAAGATCTTGAGGAGAAGCTGTTTTCAGCCGGGGCAAAAGAAGAACTTAAAATTATTTCTGCGCTTCTGGATAAAGCTTTTGCATGTAGTGATATAATTGAAAAGAGTCCGTCACTGGCACAGAAGCTTATCCCCATCCAAAATCAGTTAGTCAGTGAACTTTCAGAGGCGTTTTCGTGGCTTAAAAATGTTTTGGCTGTTGAGTCCGTTACGCCACAAGATTTGCCTGAACATTTACGTTCATTATATATAGGCAGGGATGGGGCATTTATGATCAAAATTGCTCCTGTCGGCAACATCTGGGACTTTGACTTATTAAAATCTTTTGTAGCAGAACTCAGAGCTATTGATTCTGAAGTGACTGGCGTTCCGGTTGTTGTTTTTGAATCATCACTTCTTATGCGGAACACTTTTGTTGAGGCTGCAGGACTTACACTGGTGCTTGTCTCGCTCGTTTTGTTTCTTACATCATTTAGTATAAGCTATGTTTTACTCACTTTAGTTCCGCTGCTTGTGGGTATTTTCTGGTTACTTGAAGTTATGGGCATTACTGGACTAAGCTTTAATTTGGCTAATTTCTTCGCAATTCCGGTGCTTATCGCTATCGGAGTAGATGGCGGAGTTCATTTTCTTGCTCGTTGGAAGGAACTTTCAGATGGTGAGAGGCTTTACGATACAAGCACTCCAGTTGCTGTCGGGCTTAGTTTTTGTACGACGATGATCGGTTTTGGCGGGTTGCTACTTGCTCATCATCGCGGGCTTGCCTCACTCGGCGGAATAATGGTTGTCGGTTCGGCAACGTGTATGGTCGGGTGTATGGTTGTTTTGCCGGTAGTTTTCAAGCTGATTGAAATGTTCAAGAAGGAGCGCGGTGTATAATGTTTAAAAAAGTTATTTTACTCACATTGTTCCTGATGCTTTCAGTTGGAAGTGCCATGGGCGCAGTTGATCAACCAAATTCGCTTGATTTTGTGATTCTTGAACCCGGTCAGCCCGGTACCTCTAGCGATGCACAGCCTGTGATGGATTCCCTTGCTGAGTATATTTCAGAGAAGATAGGCAAACCCGTAAGCGGTATATATTTTAATGAACTTGAGCCTGCTCTTAAATATCTTGAAGAGAATAAGCCCGCATGGGGAATCAGTGGGTTAACTTTCTTTAAGAGTTACGCAGACAAATTTATAATGAATCCCATTGCATCAACCTTGCCGCAAGGACTTGATAAGGATATCTGGCGCGTTCTCGTTGCTGCGGAGGGACCTGATTTAGTTAATGAGATTAAAGGAACAGTGTTCGGTTCTATGCTTTATACTCCCGAAGCACGAAAAATACTTTTTGGGGAAAATGTCGTTGATGGACCGCTGGTTATTGAAGGAACATCAAGGCCTTTGCGGATGATTAGAAAGGTTAACAGAGGTAAAGCCGCTGGCGTATGCCTGAATGCTGTGCAATATTCAGTTGTTAATAGTGGTGAGCAGTTTTCGGGCATGAAAGTTGTCTATGAATCAGGTAATCTTCCGAACAGTCCGGTTGTTTGGTTTGGCAATATCAATGATGATGCATTTAAGCTTCAAGGTATTTTACTAGATATGAAAGATGATCCAGCCGCAGCGAATTTGCTCAAACTTTTGTTAACATCAGGGTTCGGTCCTGCTGACAAGGAGCTACAATGAAATTGTCTTTTCGTCTTATACTAATTGTTTTTTTTGGATTATTTTTGTCTAGCTGCGCTGCCCAGACTACTGCTCCAATGCCGGTTTATAAAGATAAGGAAGTTAGCCTTTGGAAGTCATGCACAATTAAAGATGCAGAATCTCTTGGTGCAAGCGCCAAGGATGCAGATTTACTAGAATCAATATCGTGTTACGCTTCATTGTTTGAAAGCGGAACTGTTGATAAAACTAAGTACGCCGAGGCTGGGCAAAAAGTAGCTAAGGCATATCTTACAAAAAACCCCAAAAGCGGTGTGGGACACTATCTTTATGCATATTTAGTTGGTAAACATGCCGAGCTTTCGCCCTTGAGCGGGCTTGACCTTGTGCCTGTCTTGGAGCAAGAAGCATTGCTGGCTGTTAAGCTTTCACCGGAAGTAGATTTTGCCGGACCTGATAGAATGCTCGGAGAATTGTACTTGGATGCTCCCGGCGCACCTCTTAGCGTGGGCAGTCTCAGTAAGTCTTTGAAACATTTTGAAGCAGCTGTGAAAGTAGCTCCCGATTTTTACTTGAATCATCTTGGTTATGGGGCAGCGTTGCTTGAAGATGATGATAAAAAGAATGCGTGTATACAGTTTAGCACAGCCTTAAAGAGTAAGAGTTTTAATAATAAATCATTGGAAAATGATACATATAAGAAGTTGATAGGTGCATGTCAGAAAGCACCTGCTCCTAAAAAATAATAAACCCGCTATTTATAAGCGGCAATGAGGTTAGGACTTTGGCAATTCCTGCAATTCAGATCGCAAGACTAGGTAAATATATTCTTTCCCAGACACTCAAAGGCAACAAGCATTACCCATTGGTATTAATGCTTGAGCCTCTCTTTCAGTGCAACTTGCGCTGTAAAGGATGTGGTAAAATTAACCAGTCCGCTAAAGTTTTAAATCAGCGTCTATCGTTTGATGAATGCATCGCTGCAGTTGAAGAATGCGGAGCGCCGATCGTTTCCATTCCTGGCGGAGAGCCTCTTCTACATCCTGATATGCCTGCAATTGTCAAAGAACTCGTTAAACGCAAAAAGTTTGTTTATCTTTGCACAAACGGACTTTTGATCCCTGAGCGCATCAACCAGTTTAAGCCTAGCCCTTATCTGACTTTCAATCTTCACCTTGATGGTTTGGAAGAAGTTCATGATCGCATAGTGTGTAAGCAGGGGGTATTCAGGGCTGCTGTAAATTCAATCAAATTACTCAAGTCCAAAGGATTCAGAGTAAATACCAATACAACCCTTTTCGGTGGTCAGACTCCCGAAAATGCAGCTGAATTTTTCGATTTCCTTACCGAACTAGGTGTAGATGGAATGACTCTTTCTTCAGCGTTCAGCTACGAAGCTGCCGCAGATCAGGATAGTTTCCTCACCCGCGATCAGAGTAAGAATCTTTTCCGCGAAATTTTCAGACTGGGCAAAGGCAAAAAATGGGATTTCAGTCACAGTAGCTTCTACCTAGATTTCCTCGCAGGAAATCAGAACTACTCCTGTTCTCCTTGGGGGAACCCTTGTCGCTCAGTACACGGTTGGCAGCGTCCATGCTACTTACTCGAAGACGGTTTCGTACCAACATACAAGGAACTCATTGAGCAGACAGACTGGGATAAGTACGGAGTTGGAAATGATCCACGCTGTGCTAACTGCATGGTTCATTGTGGATTCGAACCTACCGCCGTTGCTGATTCAGTAAAACGTCCTATTAAGGGAGCTATGCTTGCGCTTAAAGGGATTAATTTAGATTAAGTTTATGCCTCCGGCTGGCAAAGAACCTTTTTTAAAAAAGCTCTTTGCGCTCTCCAAATCTTTTTAGTTGGGGATGAGTTGGGATCATAATAATTAGGTTTAGGAAGTAATTATTAAAAAACCGCTAGAGAGATTCTCTAGCGGTTTTTTTTGTTATTTTTGATATTGTAGACTTAATATTCCGGTTTTGTTATATATATTGCATGAATAAAGCTATATCTTCTCATGAATCTATTCAGGTCTGTTTTACCGCTAGTGTTGAACTTCCTTACGATTTGCGCTTTAGATTTCCAGTCCTCGATTGGACGTCAAGTCTTGTCTCCACATCTGGCGGCAATCAAAAGGAAAGCGACGCTCTGCGTCTCGCCCTGGAAGAGACGCTGACTTTTTTAATATCCGCATATCCTGATGCACAGGATAAAGACATGCTCCGCGTTAATTTTCAATTGAAAAAAGATGGAATGGCAACTGTTACCATTGTGAATGGCGGACCTCCTATCCATCTGAATAGAATCCCGAATTATGATCCACTCAATCCAGAAAAATGTGAGCTTGGCGGGTTGTGGTTATATTTAACTCAAAATTTTGTAGACCGTTTAGAGTTCAACAATCTCGGACTAGCTGGTTGGCAAATCGTAGTTGGTAAGCTTCTCTCAAATCCATCATTTGAGAAAGAGAGCGTCGAGGATGATCTGAATGACAATAAAATTAATTTAAGCCTAAGGTTTGCCACACCAGATGATGCACCTCAGCTTGTGGATTTAACTTACGACACATATGGATATGAATATACAGGTGAATTTTTCTATTACGAATCGCAGCTTAGGGAAGTGATTGAAGGGGGTGACGTAACAGTCATTATCGCAGAAAATGGCGAAACTATTGCTGGAAGCATAGCTTTCTTCTTGTTTGCAGAAAAGCCCCATTTAGCCGAGACGGGGGCGCTGATGGTCAAGCACTCTTATAGGCATACGCGTGCTATTGCATACATGATGAAAGAGATAAATCGTTATATCACTGAAAATTTGCTTGGTGTGGATGTTTACAGCTCCACATGTGTCACCACTAGCACAACCTCGCAAAAGATCGGGAAAAAGTTGAAATATTATCCTTTTTCCTTGCTTTTAAACATGGGATGTCAACGAAAAGATGTCGGGCGATATTCTTGGATGACCCTTTTTGCTCTCACAAAATTTACTGTCCCAGTAACTAATATGCGTATCTATTTGCCGGAGCAACATCATGAGATCGTGCATGCTTTATTTGATCAAGCAGAAATTTACCCAGAGATTATTAATGAAACAAGCAAAGAGTTTCCGAAGGAAACAACATTTTATTTATATAAAATAGCTACCTTGAAATCTGTTAGTATCACATTTCAACAGCTCGGTCGGGATTGGATTTCTAAGTTGCGCAAAACAATATTTAGTTTACGTTGTGAAGGCAGCTTGGCATTTACGGTCTATTTTTCTGCGTGCAGCCCACTCCCGCCAAATCTGGATAAAGAAATGGTCCAATTCAGCGGAATATTTGTAGGAGTTAGCCCCATATCCGCCGATGAATGTTATCTAGTGTATAGTATTTTGGTCGATGGAGTAGACTTCGATAACATTCAGGTTATAGGCTCACGCGGGCAAGAGCTCAAAGAGCATATCCGAGGGCTGTATAACAAGCACATCAAAGAATAGAATCGCTTTTGGCCATCCTGAAAAAAGAACTTTCAGCGCTTGGCACAAGTAAATAGCATACCACTCAACAACCTTACCTAAAATTGCTTCCCGATAAAAAGTTTTGGGATTTTTAAACCCTTTTCGCAAAAGGGTTTAAGCCGCCGGAGGCATCCTTTCATCAAACAAATATCCTACCTAAACTTTTTAAAGCTTTGGAGTAGTCCATACCCATTGGGATTAGTTCGAAGATTAGAGAAGGGCGATTGGCTATGGCTTTTAAAATTGGTTTGAGTTTGGTTTTACCGCTCGAATCAACTCCGTCTAATGATTCTGAGGGGATTGCTCTAGTTGATGCGTCGCTTATGGCGCGGATGCAGGCGAATGGAATTCCTGCTTTAGTGGCGGCTTCTGCTACAGCGATGCTTTCCATATCTGCGGCCAAAGCGCCAGTTCTGTCGTGAAGCGATGTTTTCTCTTTCGGTGTAAGTACTGGCTTTGGAACTGTCACCATCGGGCCGGAAGGAATTTTTCCATAGGCCGGTAGTAGTGAGGTAGATAGATCCACATCTCTTTCGGATTTATGCCACGGATTGTGATTGGCCAGTTCCGAGTGGATGGTTGATGCCGCCAGAAGATCTCCCGCCGCGGGGCCGTGTGCAAGCCCGCCAGATACACCCGCGCTGAGTATAAGATCTGGATTTTTTTGTGCTAGTAGTGTTGCGGCCTCGGAGGTTTGCTCTGCGCCTATGCCCGAAATTACGCATAGAAAGCGGTTTCCGCCAGGTAATATCCCCGATAGTAGCTCAAATTTACCTAGCTTACTTTTTTCGGAAACAGGGCATATGGCACTAGCTTCCTGTTCCATTGCAGCTACAATTCCAATTAATTTATTTGACATAGTGGATCCTTTTTTACCGATGTAACAGTAGGATAGATTAGAATTGGCATATGGTAAAGAGGGGGGATGCCTCCGGCGGCTTGAACCCTTTTGGGAAAAGGGTTCAAGACTCCCAAAACTTTTTAACGAGGTTGAGTATGGGGTTTTTGCCGAATTTTATTTAGCGTTTTGCTAGTATTTTTATAATTAATTTAGCTCATTGCAGTTTGTTCTAGCCAGAACAACAAGACCCTGATGATTTCTTTTTATCATCTTTCTTCTCGTCATCTGCTGCGAAGTTTTTGAGTCCTTCGGCCAAGGCTATCAGGCGTGCGTTGACTTTGCCGTACATGGAATCTTTTGGGTAACCTTTTTTAGGGGTACTTTTTCCCGCTGGTATTCCTGTTAGGATTTCGATTCCTTGGCCGATGTTTTCGACTGACCATATGTGGAATTTACCTTCTTTCACGGCCTCTACAACATCTTTGCGTAGCATTAGATCTTTCACGTTCGCTTCGGGAATCATTACCCCTTGCTTGCCTGTCAGTCCGGCGTGTTTACAGCAAAGATAGAATCCTTCGACTTTTTGGTTTACGCCGCCGATTGGTTGGACTTCGCCTTTCTGATTAACTGAGCCTGTTACTGCAATGCCCTGACTGATTGGGACATCTGCTAAACTTGAGAGTAGGGCGTACAATTCGGTTGAAGATGCTGAATCGCCGTCGATCCCGCCATATGATTGTTCGAAGGCTATACTTGCGGTGAGGGATAGTGGTTTATCTTGCGCGAATTTTTGTCTTAGGAATCCTGATAGTATGAATATTCCCTTGTTGTGAGTAGGTCCAGACATGTCGGCTTCACGTTCAATATTAATGATGCCGCCCTTACCCATGGCGGTTACAGCTGTGATTCTTGAAGGTTTACCAAAGGAATAATCGCCGAGCGAATATACGGCAAGGCCGTTGACCTGTCCTACTTCGGAGCCGTCGGTATCAACGTAGATACTACCGCGATCGATCATTTCCTGAAGTCGCTCTTCCATTTGGTTGGAGCGTTTTCTATGGGCATTGATCGCTTTATCCACGTGTTCTGATGTTACGAACTTTGAACCGTTACGTCCCGCAAAATAGTTTGCCTCGCCTAAAAGGTCTGCAAGTAGTGGGAATGCTGTGGTTATTTTTTCCTGTCGCCCAGCCATTCTTACTGCCTGCTCAATAATTGCGGCAACTCCGGACTGGTCGAAATCCATTAAATCATCTTTTTTTACCATGTTACCTATGAAACTGGCGACAGCTTTAATGGCGTCATCATCGCGGTCCATGGATGTTTCAAAGTCTGCACGCACCTTGAATATTTTAGGAACGTCTGCGTCATAGTGGCGAAGAAGTTGATAGAGATGAGGCTCTCCTAAAACAACGACTTTAACGTCCATAGCAATCGGTTCGGGTTTGAGGCCTGAAGGAGATATGAAGTAGTAGGGATCGAAGGTTTGAATTTCGATCTTTTCGGTCTTTAGAGATCTTTTAAGGGTTGGCCAGACTCCCGGCTCTACAATGGCATCCATGAGGTTGATAACCAGATAACCGCCATTTGCTTTAATGAACGAGCCCGCTTGAATTTTAGTGAAATCTGTACGCCACCCGCCGTGTCTGTCCATGACTCTTTCAATGGACCCGAACAAATTTCGGTAGGTTGGGTATGATTCAAAAATTACAGGTGGACTGGTTTGATCGGTGTTGTCCACCAGTAAGTTTACTTGGTAGGGATGGAGTATTACCTCTGCTTGTGGCGGCATGTAAGTCATTCCGCCTTGACCCTGCTGAGGTTTTGCACCGATCATCCGCAGTGAATCAAGGTCGTCGCTCATCTTTTCAAGCATTTCATCAAAATGCTTTGCTATTTTGGGAACAGTATATTTTTCTTTTAGCGTTGTTATTAAGTCTTCAGCGAGAGTCATGAACATCAATTTATCCACATCTTCGCTTTTCTTTTTTACTTCTTTTTGCAATTTACGAACTTGCAGAAGAATGCTGTCGACTTCCTCTTTGAGTTCTTTTTGCTTTTCCTTAA
This is a stretch of genomic DNA from Maridesulfovibrio frigidus DSM 17176. It encodes these proteins:
- a CDS encoding phosphorylase family protein → MSNKLIGIVAAMEQEASAICPVSEKSKLGKFELLSGILPGGNRFLCVISGIGAEQTSEAATLLAQKNPDLILSAGVSGGLAHGPAAGDLLAASTIHSELANHNPWHKSERDVDLSTSLLPAYGKIPSGPMVTVPKPVLTPKEKTSLHDRTGALAADMESIAVAEAATKAGIPFACIRAISDASTRAIPSESLDGVDSSGKTKLKPILKAIANRPSLIFELIPMGMDYSKALKSLGRIFV
- a CDS encoding Lon protease family protein; translated protein: MTSTIDSRELKLEQLRWTLAPDELKFESTQDLVRGDDIIGQSRGVEAFKFGMGMPMKGYNIFVTGPAGTGKQATVKKLLKDLSKSDTIPDDILYVNNFKSEESPILIRMAAGEGSVFKKDVHDFLENIKREVPQLFESQEYIARKNEIIEVHEKQTREFFQGIEEKVKDSGLVIVNMQMGQFQRPDVVPLVDGEPMRMIQLEEKVEKGRFPREEFDRLKEKQKELKEEVDSILLQVRKLQKEVKKKSEDVDKLMFMTLAEDLITTLKEKYTVPKIAKHFDEMLEKMSDDLDSLRMIGAKPQQGQGGMTYMPPQAEVILHPYQVNLLVDNTDQTSPPVIFESYPTYRNLFGSIERVMDRHGGWRTDFTKIQAGSFIKANGGYLVINLMDAIVEPGVWPTLKRSLKTEKIEIQTFDPYYFISPSGLKPEPIAMDVKVVVLGEPHLYQLLRHYDADVPKIFKVRADFETSMDRDDDAIKAVASFIGNMVKKDDLMDFDQSGVAAIIEQAVRMAGRQEKITTAFPLLADLLGEANYFAGRNGSKFVTSEHVDKAINAHRKRSNQMEERLQEMIDRGSIYVDTDGSEVGQVNGLAVYSLGDYSFGKPSRITAVTAMGKGGIINIEREADMSGPTHNKGIFILSGFLRQKFAQDKPLSLTASIAFEQSYGGIDGDSASSTELYALLSSLADVPISQGIAVTGSVNQKGEVQPIGGVNQKVEGFYLCCKHAGLTGKQGVMIPEANVKDLMLRKDVVEAVKEGKFHIWSVENIGQGIEILTGIPAGKSTPKKGYPKDSMYGKVNARLIALAEGLKNFAADDEKKDDKKKSSGSCCSG